One Tolypothrix bouteillei VB521301 DNA window includes the following coding sequences:
- a CDS encoding universal stress protein has translation MKNDISNQNQLLSAIPNDLSPIRRGKHKIYIGMAPGVGKTYRMLEEAHALKHEGIDVVIGLLETHGRKETAQKAESLEIIPRQEIPRGGLVLTEMNTDAIVARAPQLALVDELAHTNVPGSIREKRYQDVEVILEAGIDVYSTMNIQHLESLNDLVARITGVVVRERVPDRILDEADEVVAIDVTPETLQERLLEGKIYAPQKIQQALDNFFQRRNLIALRELALREVADNIEENAVAKNPNGNFCNIHERVLVCVSTYPNSIQLLRRGARLSKYMNAPLFCLYVSEPNRFLTKQESLYVETCEKLCQEFEGQFIRTNSYDVAASIAEVAKQYRITQIVIGASQRSRWQLLFKGSLTHRLLRLLKNIDLHIISEDKSNSSKAMKDKKD, from the coding sequence ATGAAAAATGACATTTCCAATCAAAACCAACTATTATCTGCTATTCCTAATGACCTCAGCCCGATAAGGCGAGGTAAACATAAAATTTATATTGGGATGGCTCCGGGAGTTGGTAAAACATACCGGATGTTGGAAGAAGCCCATGCACTCAAACATGAAGGAATTGATGTGGTCATCGGGCTTTTAGAAACTCACGGACGCAAAGAAACGGCACAAAAAGCAGAGAGTTTGGAGATAATCCCCCGTCAAGAAATTCCCCGTGGTGGTTTGGTCTTAACAGAAATGAACACAGATGCGATCGTAGCTAGAGCACCACAATTGGCTTTAGTGGATGAATTAGCACATACTAATGTCCCTGGTTCTATTCGAGAAAAACGCTATCAAGATGTAGAGGTCATTTTAGAAGCAGGTATTGATGTTTATTCTACAATGAATATTCAGCATCTTGAAAGTTTGAATGACTTAGTTGCAAGAATTACTGGTGTAGTGGTTAGAGAACGCGTTCCCGATCGCATTTTAGATGAAGCGGATGAAGTTGTTGCGATTGATGTCACTCCTGAAACTTTACAGGAACGCTTGTTAGAGGGAAAAATCTATGCTCCACAAAAAATTCAACAAGCGCTTGATAATTTTTTCCAACGCCGCAATTTAATTGCTCTGCGAGAATTAGCACTTCGAGAGGTTGCAGATAATATTGAGGAAAATGCTGTAGCTAAAAATCCAAATGGTAATTTTTGTAATATTCATGAAAGGGTATTAGTTTGTGTATCAACTTATCCTAATTCAATCCAATTGTTACGGAGAGGAGCTAGACTATCTAAGTATATGAATGCTCCTCTTTTTTGTTTGTATGTTTCTGAGCCAAATCGCTTTCTTACCAAACAGGAAAGCTTATATGTGGAAACTTGTGAAAAGCTTTGTCAGGAATTTGAAGGCCAATTTATTCGTACCAATAGTTATGATGTGGCTGCGTCAATTGCAGAAGTAGCCAAACAATACCGCATTACTCAAATAGTTATTGGTGCAAGTCAGCGATCGCGCTGGCAACTTCTCTTCAAAGGCTCTCTAACTCACAGACTGTTGCGATTGCTAAAAAATATCGATTTACATATTATTTCCGAAGATAAAAGCAATTCCTCAAAAGCTATGAAGGATAAAAAAGATTGA
- the kdpC gene encoding K(+)-transporting ATPase subunit C, with amino-acid sequence MFIIKEITKAIRLTLILWLLTAIVYPLVILAVGQFAFPNEANGSIVQNIQGEQIGSALIGQQFTSERYFRSRPSAVEYSQGKDAKPTGISGASNLAPGNPALIKRISEEIAQLKDAGIQPSADLIYASGSGLDPHISVKAAREQLERVARARNLRPDEVLPFINRFTEGKFLGIFGEPGVNVLKLNYALDLDEFNRQQNR; translated from the coding sequence ATGTTTATTATTAAAGAAATTACTAAAGCAATTCGTCTTACTTTAATTCTTTGGTTGTTGACTGCGATTGTTTATCCATTAGTCATACTAGCAGTAGGTCAATTTGCCTTTCCTAATGAGGCGAATGGCAGCATTGTGCAGAATATTCAGGGTGAGCAAATTGGTTCAGCTTTAATCGGTCAACAATTTACATCAGAACGATATTTTCGTTCTCGTCCTAGTGCAGTAGAATACAGCCAAGGCAAAGATGCAAAACCAACTGGTATATCTGGGGCTAGCAATTTAGCTCCGGGAAATCCTGCCTTAATTAAGCGAATTTCTGAAGAGATCGCTCAGCTAAAAGATGCAGGTATTCAACCATCCGCTGATTTGATTTATGCTTCTGGTTCTGGTTTAGATCCTCATATTTCAGTCAAAGCAGCACGCGAACAATTGGAAAGAGTTGCTCGCGCCCGCAACCTTCGACCCGATGAAGTTTTGCCTTTTATAAATAGATTTACAGAAGGAAAATTTTTAGGTATTTTTGGCGAGCCTGGGGTGAATGTTTTAAAGTTGAATTATGCTTTAGATTTAGATGAGTTTAACCGTCAGCAAAATAGGTAA
- the kdpB gene encoding potassium-transporting ATPase subunit KdpB, producing the protein MDSTPRPPYSRRSERRHPRKKSKVRTKGIYLRSIKDAFVKLNPKYAIKNPVMFLVWVGTLITLLVTVDPYLFGPVTGNNLRLFNGLVTGILFFTVLFANFAEAVAEGRGKAQADALRSTKSETVAKKLGDDGAIAEVSSTTLRTGDTVYVVAGDVIPADGEVIMGVASVDESAITGESAPVLKETGSDVASSVTGGTQIISDELIIRITAEPGKGFIDRMIALVEGAERTKTPNEIALTVLLAVLTLVFLFVVMTIPAIAGYVGNSINIAILVALLVALIPTTIGGLLSAIGIAGMDRVAQFNVIATSGRAVEACGDVSTLILDKTGTITLGNRLAEEFIPINGHSMEEIAHVALAASIFDDTPEGKSIFRLAERLGATIHFQRDQAEAIEFSAKTRMSGTNLPNGSQARKGAVSAIKGFVRSRNGNGNAELDIAYERVSQLGGTPLAVALDSEIYGVIYLKDIIKPGIRERFDQLRRMGVRTVMLTGDNRITASVIAKEAGVDDVIAEATPEDKIAVIQKEQEEGKLVAMTGDGTNDAPALAQANVGVAMNTGTQAAKEAANMVDLDSDPTKLIDIVTIGKQLLMTRGALTTFSISNDIAKYFAIIPVLFTAANLQSLNVMKLTSTNSAVLAALIYNALIIPALIPLALTGVKFRPLTANQLLQRNIFVYGLGGVIAPFIAIKLIDILLTVAGVV; encoded by the coding sequence ATGGACTCAACACCCAGACCACCGTATTCTCGTAGAAGTGAACGTCGCCACCCACGTAAAAAATCAAAGGTTCGCACAAAAGGAATTTACCTCAGGTCTATAAAAGATGCTTTTGTCAAGCTAAATCCCAAATACGCAATTAAAAACCCAGTCATGTTTTTGGTTTGGGTTGGAACCCTCATTACTTTATTGGTGACTGTCGATCCTTACCTGTTTGGTCCTGTTACAGGCAATAACTTGCGTCTTTTTAACGGATTGGTAACAGGTATTTTATTCTTTACTGTTTTATTTGCTAACTTTGCTGAAGCAGTTGCTGAAGGGCGGGGTAAGGCACAAGCGGATGCGCTGCGTTCAACGAAGTCAGAAACAGTTGCTAAAAAACTCGGTGATGATGGAGCGATCGCAGAAGTTTCTTCGACTACCTTAAGAACAGGTGATACGGTTTACGTAGTTGCTGGTGATGTCATCCCTGCTGATGGGGAAGTCATTATGGGTGTTGCTAGTGTTGATGAATCAGCAATTACCGGGGAGTCTGCGCCTGTCCTTAAAGAAACGGGATCGGATGTAGCAAGTTCTGTAACTGGTGGTACGCAGATTATTTCTGATGAACTAATTATCCGAATTACAGCAGAGCCAGGTAAAGGGTTTATTGACCGGATGATTGCTTTGGTGGAAGGCGCTGAAAGAACGAAAACACCCAACGAAATTGCTCTAACGGTACTGCTAGCAGTTTTGACGTTAGTCTTTTTGTTCGTCGTGATGACAATTCCCGCGATCGCGGGATACGTGGGAAACTCCATTAATATTGCCATCTTAGTAGCGCTATTGGTAGCATTGATCCCCACTACTATTGGAGGATTGCTCAGTGCGATCGGGATTGCGGGAATGGATCGAGTTGCCCAGTTTAACGTAATCGCGACTTCCGGAAGGGCGGTAGAAGCATGTGGTGATGTGAGTACCCTAATCCTTGATAAAACAGGTACGATTACTTTGGGTAACCGATTGGCTGAAGAGTTTATCCCCATTAACGGTCATTCCATGGAAGAAATCGCCCATGTTGCTTTAGCAGCGAGCATATTTGACGATACACCTGAAGGCAAATCTATTTTCAGGCTTGCGGAAAGATTGGGAGCAACGATTCATTTTCAACGAGACCAAGCAGAAGCAATAGAGTTTTCCGCAAAAACGCGCATGAGTGGTACAAATTTACCAAATGGGAGTCAAGCCCGTAAAGGTGCAGTTTCTGCGATCAAAGGATTTGTACGTTCCCGTAATGGAAACGGTAATGCAGAACTTGATATAGCCTACGAAAGAGTCTCACAACTGGGGGGAACACCGTTAGCCGTAGCTTTAGATAGCGAAATATATGGTGTGATTTATTTAAAAGACATCATCAAACCCGGTATTCGAGAACGTTTCGACCAGTTGCGGCGAATGGGAGTCCGAACTGTCATGCTCACTGGTGACAACCGCATAACAGCATCTGTCATAGCAAAAGAAGCAGGAGTCGATGACGTTATTGCTGAAGCAACCCCAGAAGACAAAATTGCCGTCATTCAAAAGGAACAAGAAGAGGGGAAACTAGTAGCGATGACGGGTGACGGAACTAATGATGCGCCGGCGCTTGCTCAAGCAAATGTTGGTGTAGCCATGAATACAGGAACTCAAGCAGCAAAAGAAGCTGCCAACATGGTAGATTTAGACTCCGATCCCACAAAGCTAATTGATATTGTGACTATTGGCAAACAACTCCTCATGACACGTGGAGCTTTAACGACATTTTCCATTTCCAATGATATTGCTAAATATTTTGCGATTATCCCAGTTTTATTTACTGCCGCAAATCTACAAAGTTTAAATGTTATGAAACTAACCAGTACAAATTCAGCCGTACTAGCAGCATTGATTTACAACGCTTTGATTATTCCAGCATTGATTCCTTTAGCACTAACAGGTGTAAAGTTTAGACCATTAACAGCTAATCAATTATTACAACGAAATATTTTTGTTTACGGTTTGGGAGGTGTAATTGCACCATTCATTGCAATTAAGTTAATTGATATATTGCTAACTGTAGCAGGAGTGGTATAA